One genomic window of Campylobacter fetus subsp. fetus includes the following:
- a CDS encoding ATP-binding protein produces the protein MNNYTALKEVFVDDNGIFDYVNLDKSTITYYKILNALKKPLKLVLFYGKPGSGKTFLLHKIYKDISQKDKVIFFPQPFFNEADFINALSIEIFNQKIENPTYENLIANYKNSLKTDQHESKYIILLLDEAQLYPNFLIEKIRLMADTRLFKILFTVHKTDEEDTLAKDYFRTRIWENIELESSSLDEICLYIEKKLVFHNLHSYFDMYNINHIKLIYKLTNGNLRVLNKLLYKIYEIYEYYEESRPSTIKNRRLLKKVVEMAAIDSGLINA, from the coding sequence ATGAATAACTACACTGCTTTAAAAGAGGTTTTTGTTGATGATAACGGTATTTTTGATTATGTAAATTTAGATAAATCCACTATCACATATTACAAAATTTTAAACGCTCTTAAAAAACCTCTAAAGCTAGTGTTATTTTATGGAAAACCAGGATCCGGAAAGACATTTCTACTGCATAAAATTTATAAAGATATATCTCAAAAAGATAAAGTAATATTTTTCCCTCAACCATTTTTCAATGAAGCAGACTTCATAAATGCTCTTAGTATAGAGATTTTTAATCAAAAAATTGAAAATCCAACATACGAGAACCTTATAGCAAACTATAAAAATAGTTTAAAAACGGATCAACATGAAAGTAAATATATAATTTTACTTTTAGATGAGGCGCAACTTTATCCTAATTTTTTAATAGAAAAAATAAGACTAATGGCAGATACTAGGCTATTTAAGATACTTTTTACCGTACATAAAACAGATGAGGAAGACACACTGGCTAAGGATTATTTTCGTACCAGAATTTGGGAAAATATCGAATTAGAAAGCTCGAGTCTGGATGAAATATGCTTATATATAGAAAAAAAGTTGGTTTTTCATAATCTCCATAGTTATTTTGATATGTACAATATAAATCATATAAAACTTATATATAAATTAACTAATGGAAATTTAAGAGTACTAAATAAGCTGTTATATAAAATATATGAAATTTATGAATATTATGAAGAAAGCAGACCATCAACCATAAAAAATAGACGTCTATTAAAAAAAGTAGTGGAAATGGCTGCCATAGACTCGGGACTTATAAATGCTTGA
- a CDS encoding CDC27 family protein translates to MENKWKKYNRNRNKKLYMLSATILICLSIGISAGYFIDLYMKKQSDMLQNEIANINLKKHVNELKEKAKIAKQKLEQQRAQDEKELLEQAKKDDVGFNLDIEKQTTLDESLPNQQTKQKIKDIKTADNNNVLIPKIISQNALPNLNDSEITNQRIISDLPLPQDTKILEFSETNQSESNQYQNQAQNKNQAQNSIKIESQTIDMSVESLKSKFDSTNDIKYAILLAEEFYKQNDYENAIKWAFTINSIDENEVKGWVIFAKAKYKIGKKEDALTVLNALQEKNRSASIEELIEQIKKETL, encoded by the coding sequence ATGGAAAACAAATGGAAAAAATATAACAGAAATAGAAATAAAAAACTATATATGTTATCTGCTACGATACTTATATGCTTAAGCATTGGTATATCTGCTGGGTATTTTATAGATCTATATATGAAAAAACAAAGCGATATGCTTCAAAATGAAATAGCAAATATAAATTTAAAAAAACACGTAAATGAACTAAAAGAAAAAGCAAAAATAGCTAAACAAAAGCTAGAACAACAAAGAGCTCAAGACGAAAAAGAGCTACTAGAACAAGCTAAAAAAGATGATGTAGGCTTTAATCTAGATATCGAAAAACAAACCACTCTAGATGAATCGTTGCCAAATCAGCAAACAAAGCAAAAAATAAAAGATATAAAAACTGCAGATAACAACAATGTCTTAATACCAAAAATCATCTCTCAAAACGCTTTACCAAATTTAAACGATTCTGAAATTACAAATCAGCGTATCATTTCTGATTTGCCTCTACCTCAAGATACTAAAATTTTGGAATTTTCAGAAACAAATCAGAGCGAATCAAATCAATATCAAAATCAGGCGCAAAATAAAAACCAAGCACAAAACAGCATAAAAATTGAATCTCAAACCATAGATATGTCAGTAGAATCTCTAAAATCTAAATTTGATAGTACGAATGATATAAAATACGCTATTTTACTAGCTGAAGAGTTTTACAAACAAAACGACTATGAAAATGCTATAAAATGGGCTTTTACGATAAATAGTATAGATGAAAACGAGGTAAAAGGCTGGGTTATCTTTGCTAAAGCGAAGTATAAAATAGGCAAAAAAGAAGACGCGCTAACAGTTCTTAATGCACTACAAGAGAAAAATAGATCAGCTAGCATAGAAGAGCTTATAGAGCAGATCAAAAAAGAAACTTTATAA